In one Butyrivibrio proteoclasticus B316 genomic region, the following are encoded:
- the lspA gene encoding signal peptidase II: MNKISKKKKIFLAVDAFLILLLVFLDQFTKHLAVVHLQDKPAYKIISGVLELNFLKNSGAAFGMLQNQKVFFVLVAIIILLIIGYVLFRLPDDKKYNILHILLVFIASGAAGNMIDRIKNDYVVDFIYFVLINFPIFNVADIYVTVATFVFVFLFLFYYKESDFNFLSFKQHNKFREFK, encoded by the coding sequence ATGAATAAGATTTCAAAAAAGAAAAAGATTTTTTTGGCAGTTGATGCATTTTTGATACTTTTACTGGTTTTCCTTGACCAGTTTACCAAGCACCTGGCAGTAGTTCATTTACAGGATAAACCTGCATATAAAATTATTAGTGGTGTTCTTGAGCTTAATTTTCTCAAGAATTCCGGAGCAGCTTTTGGCATGCTTCAGAATCAGAAAGTATTCTTTGTATTGGTTGCAATAATTATTCTTTTGATCATTGGCTATGTATTATTTAGACTACCTGATGATAAGAAATATAATATTCTGCATATTCTTCTTGTTTTCATTGCGAGTGGAGCTGCAGGAAACATGATAGACAGGATCAAAAATGATTATGTAGTAGATTTCATTTACTTCGTGCTTATCAATTTCCCGATTTTTAATGTTGCTGATATATATGTTACCGTGGCAACTTTTGTATTTGTCTTTTTATTCCTTTTTTATTATAAGGAAAGTGATTTTAATTTCTTGAGCTTTAAACAGCACAACAAATTTAGGGAATTTAAGTAA
- the aroB gene encoding 3-dehydroquinate synthase has protein sequence MSGLLTINYDKKPCYNIVFDTSFDGLSDSVAELGFNGRKIAVITDSNVKPLYGDEVVSILKSVSDKVFIYEIPAGENNKNLSEINKIYSFLIKNHFDRHDLLVALGGGVVGDMTGFTAATYLRGISFIQIPTTLLAQTDSSIGGKTGVDFDGYKNMIGAFHMPSLVYTNISTLNTLSDRQFASGFAEVMKHGLIKDQNFYTWLIENMYEISDKDQDVTLEMIRRSCEIKKAVVEKDPTEKGGRALLNFGHTIGHAIEKAKNFELLHGECVALGCVAAAFMSWKKELISMEEYYEIRDMFVPFNLPISIEDIDPEEVIRLTKSDKKSDSNKIRFILLKGIGKAFITTDITDEDMKKALDEIIYIENND, from the coding sequence AAAGATAGCAGTTATTACAGATAGTAATGTTAAACCTCTCTATGGGGATGAGGTTGTAAGTATATTAAAGAGCGTTTCTGATAAGGTGTTTATATATGAAATACCTGCAGGAGAGAATAACAAGAACCTAAGTGAGATAAACAAAATATATAGTTTTCTTATTAAAAATCATTTTGACAGACACGACCTTTTGGTAGCGCTTGGAGGCGGAGTAGTTGGTGATATGACTGGTTTTACAGCTGCTACATATCTTAGAGGTATCTCTTTTATCCAGATACCTACTACACTTTTAGCTCAAACTGACAGCAGCATTGGTGGGAAAACCGGAGTTGACTTTGATGGTTACAAGAATATGATTGGTGCTTTCCATATGCCAAGTCTTGTTTATACCAATATTTCTACGCTTAATACATTAAGTGACAGACAATTTGCTTCAGGATTTGCTGAGGTTATGAAACACGGTCTTATCAAGGATCAGAATTTTTATACATGGCTTATTGAGAATATGTATGAGATCAGCGATAAGGATCAGGATGTAACTCTTGAGATGATAAGACGCAGCTGTGAGATCAAAAAGGCTGTTGTAGAAAAAGATCCTACTGAAAAAGGCGGCAGAGCTCTATTAAACTTTGGTCATACAATTGGACATGCCATTGAAAAAGCCAAGAATTTCGAACTTTTACATGGTGAATGTGTGGCTCTTGGTTGTGTTGCTGCTGCATTTATGTCCTGGAAAAAAGAGTTGATTTCTATGGAAGAATATTATGAAATCAGGGATATGTTTGTTCCATTTAATCTTCCTATATCCATTGAGGACATAGATCCTGAAGAGGTTATCAGGTTAACTAAGTCTGATAAGAAGTCTGACAGTAATAAAATTAGATTTATTCTCTTAAAGGGCATAGGAAAAGCTTTCATCACCACCGACATTACAGATGAAGATATGAAAAAGGCTCTTGATGAGATTATCTATATTGAGAATAATGATTAA